A window of the Loxodonta africana isolate mLoxAfr1 chromosome 3, mLoxAfr1.hap2, whole genome shotgun sequence genome harbors these coding sequences:
- the LOC135230622 gene encoding olfactory receptor 7G2-like gives MKPKNQTSFSGFLLLALTENLELQPLLFALFLFIYLVTVLGNLLIILAVSFDPHLHTPMYFFLANLSFTDMCFSTTTIPKMLVNLQTQNQSITYAGCLTQVCFVLVFASLESFLLGVMAYDRYAAICHPLIYTAIMNPRLCGLLILLSLSITTVDALIHSLIVLNLSFCTDRAIPYFFCEVVQIIKIACSDTLLNSTFLYLAATILGGVPLSGIIFSYTQIVSSILRMPSAGGKYKAFSTCGSHLSVVSLFYGTGLGTCVSAAFTHSSRKTAVASMMYTVVTPMMNPFIYSLRNRDMKGALKNIFKCIPAFQ, from the coding sequence ATgaaacctaaaaaccaaacaagttTTTCTGGATTCCTTCTCCTGGCACTGACAGAGAATCTGGAACTGCAACCCCTTCTTTTTGCCCTGTTTCTGTTCATATATCTGGTCACTGTCCTGGGGAACCTGCTCATCATCCTGGCTGTCAGCTTTGACCctcacctccacacccccatgtatttctttcttgccaatctgtcCTTCACTGACATGTGTTTCAGCACCACCACAATCCCAAAAATGCTGGTGAATCTCCAAACACAGAATCAGAGCATCACGTATGCAGGCTGCCTCACCCAGGTCTGCTTTGTCTTGGTTTTTGCTAGTTTGGAAAGTTTTCTCCTGGgagtaatggcctatgaccgctacgcGGCCATTTGTCACCCGCTGATATACACAGCCATCATGAACCCCCGCCTCTGTGGTCTGCTGATTCTACTCTCCTTGTCCATTACCACTGTGGATGCCTTGATCCACAGTCTGATAGTGTTGAACCTATCTTTCTGCACAGATCGGGCAATTCCCTACTTCTTCTGTGAAGTTGTTCAGATCATCAAGATTGCCTGTTCTGATACCCTTCTCAATAGCACCTTCTTATATTTGGCAGCTACCATACTAGGTGGTGTTCCTctctctggaatcattttctcTTATACTCAAATTGTCTCCTCCATTTTGAGAATGCCTTCAGCAGGTGGAAAGTATAAGGCTTTCTCCACCTGTGGGTCCCACCTCTCCGTTGTTTCTTTGTTCTATGGAACAGGCTTAGGTACGTGTGTTAGTGCTGCATTTACACACTCTTCCAGGAAGACTGCAGTAGCTTCAATGATGTACACTGTGGTCACTCCCATGATGAACCCCTTTATCTACAGCTTGAGAAACAGGGACATGAAGGGAGCCTTGAAGAACATTTTCAAGTGCATACCTGCTTTTCAGTGA